The window TATTTTTGTGGCTTACAATTCAAAAGCAAGATTATGTTAGGAGATATGATGGGGATGATGGGCAAGCTCAAAGAAACCCAACAAAAAGTAGAAGATACTAAGAAGAGAATGAGTACCGTATTGATCGATGAGAAATCAAGTGATGGACTCATCAACATTACCGTAACTGCAGATCGTCAAATCAAAACCATAGAGATCGCAGACGAATTGCTAGAAGATAAAGAGCAATTAGAAGATTACCTGATTCTTAATTTGAATAAAGCCCTGAACCGTGCTTCAGAAATTTACGATAAAGAGGTAGCTGCCGTAGCGTCTGAAGGAATGCCAAATATTCCTGGGATGGATATGTTTAAGTAAGGGGTTGATGATGGGGTGATTTCATGATGAATCTTAATGATTCTGTCATGCTGAACTCGTTTCAGCATCTCTTGAAATGAAGTACAAAATTGATCGATAACAGGATGGTATGCCCATTTGGGAACTCAAAATTCTGTTTTGAGACAGATCACGAACTCTCACGTGGAAGACCCTGAAATAAATTCAGGGTGACAGTCAATAATTGGGATTGAATAAATAGAAATTAGCAATTTAGGATTTGCGTAGCAAATTAATAATCGGAAATTTTTCAAGTTCAAGTTCAAGTTCAAGTTCAAACTTAGATATAATTTTAAATTTAGATTTAAGCAGAAAACTTACCCATCACTTCCATAAACTGCTCATGCTGCGCATCGGTATAATCCAAGTGGGTTACTAAGCGCAACTTGCCTTGTCCCATATTACTGATGATGATGTCGTTTTTTGCGCAATAAGCACTCACCGCTTTCTCATCAAAGACCTCAAAAATCACAATGTTGGTTTCCACAGGTTCTACCTTTTTCACCCACGTCTGTCCTTCTAGAAATAGGCCTAATTCGGTTGCTTTGCGGTGATCATCATTAAACCGTTCCATGTTATGATCTAACGCATATAAGGCTGCTGCTGCCATGAAACCTGTTTGACGCATGCCGCCGCCTAATACCTTACGCACTCGCATGGCTTTTTCCATTAGCGGATTTTTACCCGCAAGTACCGTTCCTAGCGGAGTCCCCATTCCTTTAGAAAAACATACAGAAACAGTGTCAAACAGCTCTCCATATTCCTTTGGATCCTGATTCGTTTTTACAATAGCATTCCACAAACGTGCGCCGTCCAGATGCAATCCCAGGCCATGCTTTACACACACTGCTTTGATCTCCTTAACTACTTCCCAATCATAACAAGCACCACCGCCTTTATTGGTTGTGTTTTCTAAACAAACTAAAGTTGTCAATGGACTGTGGTAAAAATCTGGCGGATTGATCGCCTCTTCCACTTGGGTAGCGGTAACCATCCCGCGAGAACCGTCCAACAATTTACAGGAAACCCCACTATTGAAAGAAACACCACCACCCTCATAGTTATAAACATGCGCATATTTATCACATATCAATTGCTCTCCAGGTTGTGTGTGCATTTTGATAGCGGCTTGATTTGCCATACTTCCCGTTGGAAAAAACAGCGCATCGTCCATTCCAAATAATTCCGCCACACGGCGTTCTAATTCATTTACCGTGGGGTCTTCCTTATATACATCATCGCCAACTTCCGCATGAAACATGGCGTCCAGCATGGCAGGGCTTGGTTTTGTTACCGTATCACTTCTTAAATCAATCATGGAATCTATTTAATCTTAAGTTTGTTACATTGTGAAACATCTTGTGGCTCAATACTCTTTTTTAGTTCGCTTTCGCGAAAGCGAAAAACCCACAAATCACGAGATAAATTTAAAGCTCTTTGCACACTTAAGCACAGTCAAACACCAATTAAAAAGGGATTTTAGCTGTATTTTTGTGCTCCAAATTATTTGACTTATATGATCACAGCAGACCAAATCGCGCAATTGAAGGAACGTACCGCAGCGTTGAAGGATTATCTGCAAATCGAGGCCAAGCAAATCGAGATTACGAATCTCGAGGAGAAAACCTTTTCTCCAGATTTTTGGAACAATTCCAAAGAAGCCGAAGCGATCATGAAAATCCTGCGCAACAAAAAAGCATGGACGACTGATTATGCTACTGCGGTGACTTTAGGAGAAGATCTGGAAGTACTCTACGAATTTTATAAGGAAGATGAAGCAACGGAAGAGGACGTGATTTCTAAATTCAATGCCGCAACAGAACTAGTTGAAAAACTAGAATTTAAGAACATGCTTTCTAACGAGGGCGATGATTTTAGTGCCGTATTGCAAATCACAGCCGGTGCTGGTGGGACTGAGTCCTGTGACTGGGCTGAAATGTTGATGCGCATGTACATCATGTGGGCAGAAAAGAGCGGCTATAAGGTCAAGGAACTTAACTTTCAGGCTGGTGATGTGGCTGGTATAAAAACAGTGACGCTGGAGATTGAAGGCGATTACAGTTTTGGATGGCTGAAAGGTGAAAATGGTGTTCATAGATTAGTACGTATTTCTCCATTTGATTCAAATGCTAAAAGACATACCTCTTTTGCGTCAGTTTATGTATATCCACTAGCAGATGATACCATAGAAATTGATATCAATCCAGCAGATATTTCTTGGGATTTCGCTCGTTCTAGCGGTGCTGGTGGACAAAATGTAAACAAGGTAGAAACTAAAGCGATCTTAACACACCATCCTTCAGGTATCATTATCCATAATTCTGAGACTCGATCTCAACTAGAGAACCGGGAGAAAGCCATGCAAATGCTGAAGTCTCAATTGTACGAGATTGAATTGCAGAAACAAAATGCAGCTCGAGATGA of the Nonlabens marinus S1-08 genome contains:
- a CDS encoding YbaB/EbfC family nucleoid-associated protein — translated: MLGDMMGMMGKLKETQQKVEDTKKRMSTVLIDEKSSDGLINITVTADRQIKTIEIADELLEDKEQLEDYLILNLNKALNRASEIYDKEVAAVASEGMPNIPGMDMFK
- a CDS encoding threonine aldolase family protein; the encoded protein is MIDLRSDTVTKPSPAMLDAMFHAEVGDDVYKEDPTVNELERRVAELFGMDDALFFPTGSMANQAAIKMHTQPGEQLICDKYAHVYNYEGGGVSFNSGVSCKLLDGSRGMVTATQVEEAINPPDFYHSPLTTLVCLENTTNKGGGACYDWEVVKEIKAVCVKHGLGLHLDGARLWNAIVKTNQDPKEYGELFDTVSVCFSKGMGTPLGTVLAGKNPLMEKAMRVRKVLGGGMRQTGFMAAAALYALDHNMERFNDDHRKATELGLFLEGQTWVKKVEPVETNIVIFEVFDEKAVSAYCAKNDIIISNMGQGKLRLVTHLDYTDAQHEQFMEVMGKFSA
- the prfB gene encoding peptide chain release factor 2: MITADQIAQLKERTAALKDYLQIEAKQIEITNLEEKTFSPDFWNNSKEAEAIMKILRNKKAWTTDYATAVTLGEDLEVLYEFYKEDEATEEDVISKFNAATELVEKLEFKNMLSNEGDDFSAVLQITAGAGGTESCDWAEMLMRMYIMWAEKSGYKVKELNFQAGDVAGIKTVTLEIEGDYSFGWLKGENGVHRLVRISPFDSNAKRHTSFASVYVYPLADDTIEIDINPADISWDFARSSGAGGQNVNKVETKAILTHHPSGIIIHNSETRSQLENREKAMQMLKSQLYEIELQKQNAARDEIESGKMKIEWGSQIRNYVLHPYKLIKDVRTAHETGNVDAVLNGDLDAFLKAFLMSTGQEKPSDQL